The following are from one region of the Paenalkalicoccus suaedae genome:
- a CDS encoding dUTP diphosphatase has product MNLTPLFEVQRKLDDKIVQEKGLEGQDLLPEKVLALLVELGELANEWRGFKFWSEGREARTEYVCKFCEGSELVSTTAEFGNEEQGFDLYEVDVSCPVCDDVNTDKNPLLEEYVDCLHFILSIGNDLQITDYEVWTHADTHYVRHQFTEVFDSVTTLNLLINLNDKNIQVVYEVLVARFLALGEMLGFTWKQITQAYMEKNRVNHERQANGY; this is encoded by the coding sequence GTGAATCTAACACCATTGTTTGAGGTACAACGGAAGCTAGATGACAAGATCGTGCAGGAGAAAGGCTTAGAGGGGCAAGATCTTTTGCCTGAGAAGGTACTGGCATTACTTGTGGAGCTTGGTGAATTAGCTAATGAGTGGAGAGGTTTTAAGTTTTGGTCGGAGGGTCGGGAAGCTAGAACAGAATACGTTTGTAAGTTCTGTGAAGGTAGTGAGTTAGTATCGACAACAGCAGAATTTGGAAACGAAGAACAGGGTTTTGATCTTTATGAAGTAGATGTCAGTTGTCCAGTTTGTGATGATGTTAATACAGATAAAAACCCACTCCTTGAGGAGTACGTTGACTGCTTGCATTTCATCTTGTCAATCGGTAATGACTTACAGATAACAGATTATGAAGTTTGGACGCATGCTGATACACACTACGTTAGACACCAATTCACAGAGGTTTTCGACTCGGTCACCACATTGAATCTGTTAATCAATCTAAACGATAAGAACATTCAAGTTGTTTACGAGGTTTTAGTAGCTAGATTCCTAGCTCTTGGAGAAATGCTCGGCTTCACATGGAAGCAGATCACCCAAGCCTACATGGAAAAGAATCGCGTGAACCACGAAAGGCAAGCTAATGGCTACTAA
- a CDS encoding DUF1064 domain-containing protein codes for MATKGYRKYNAKKITIGDIEFDSQTEALYYQELRRNKLVSKIDLQPVYQIINPYKVTCKRCGGNGSTLNTKTSNYNKCRLCQGAGTRSKPGSIYTADFKVTYVDGHEEVIDVKGGPVSKDFPLRKKLFELNTGMELIIVRMDKHKGWIRK; via the coding sequence ATGGCTACTAAAGGCTACCGCAAATACAACGCTAAGAAGATCACCATCGGCGACATTGAGTTCGACAGCCAGACAGAGGCGCTCTACTATCAGGAGCTACGCAGAAACAAGCTAGTAAGCAAAATAGACCTACAGCCTGTCTATCAGATTATCAACCCGTACAAGGTCACCTGTAAGCGCTGTGGGGGTAATGGATCGACACTTAACACGAAGACAAGCAATTACAACAAATGTCGACTGTGTCAAGGTGCAGGAACACGGAGCAAACCAGGATCTATCTACACCGCAGATTTTAAAGTGACGTATGTGGATGGTCATGAGGAAGTGATCGACGTCAAAGGGGGGCCAGTAAGTAAGGACTTCCCTCTACGCAAAAAGTTGTTCGAGCTGAATACTGGCATGGAGCTAATCATTGTCCGCATGGATAAGCACAAGGGATGGATACGAAAATAG
- a CDS encoding ATP-binding protein: MQRKQMTSLSDERCPNCKKYMHYRDDSVFCFYCEEIALEDKRLEEEAKNMIHRRKLLESSRMFDDASLINDRLKVATFDNYHPEEDDLKKAKRHCERYAENFSFDNPVNLLLMGSYGTGKSHLAVSIVKELVDKRINSIFISVPMLMTKIKSTFNRNSDVTELSILRTIQEVDCLVLDDIGAEQTKKAKDDEVTWAVSKLWEIIDGRAGKHTIYTTNYDPEGLGKILGARNFSRMMEGIYPIKMYGKDYRLKAFEK; this comes from the coding sequence ATGCAGCGCAAACAGATGACCTCCCTTTCTGACGAGAGGTGTCCTAACTGTAAGAAATACATGCACTACCGCGATGACAGCGTCTTTTGCTTCTACTGCGAAGAGATAGCGCTAGAGGACAAACGACTAGAGGAAGAGGCTAAGAACATGATCCACCGTCGCAAGCTACTAGAGTCCTCACGCATGTTTGACGATGCGAGCTTGATAAACGATCGGCTTAAGGTGGCGACATTCGATAACTACCATCCCGAAGAAGACGACTTGAAGAAAGCCAAACGCCACTGTGAACGTTACGCCGAAAACTTTAGCTTTGATAACCCTGTGAATCTGCTGCTAATGGGTAGCTACGGTACTGGCAAGAGTCATCTAGCCGTATCGATCGTGAAAGAGCTCGTGGATAAACGAATTAACTCGATCTTTATATCGGTGCCAATGCTGATGACCAAGATCAAGAGTACGTTCAATCGCAACAGCGACGTCACCGAGCTTAGTATCTTACGCACGATCCAAGAGGTGGATTGTCTTGTTTTAGATGACATTGGCGCTGAGCAGACTAAGAAAGCAAAAGATGACGAGGTAACGTGGGCTGTGTCGAAGCTTTGGGAGATCATTGATGGTCGCGCAGGTAAGCATACAATTTACACGACGAACTATGATCCCGAAGGACTGGGCAAAATTTTAGGCGCTCGAAACTTTAGCAGAATGATGGAGGGCATCTATCCAATCAAGATGTACGGCAAGGACTACAGGCTTAAGGCGTTTGAAAAATAA
- a CDS encoding transcriptional regulator, with amino-acid sequence MTKIKAKRSTFRHVEGEWSDYYKTIQEIRDLREEIETPYQEIDTNTGGGRSGFISAPTERTAINLIASRKLQHREKIVAAIEEVYNALPKDHKKLVQVKYWGRENLNWDGVANRCHVSRRQAIVWRNQIIQATIEVLGW; translated from the coding sequence ATGACAAAGATTAAAGCAAAGAGATCCACATTTAGGCACGTTGAGGGCGAGTGGAGCGATTACTATAAGACAATCCAAGAGATCAGAGACCTACGAGAAGAAATCGAGACCCCTTACCAAGAGATTGACACAAATACAGGTGGCGGACGATCAGGCTTTATCTCTGCGCCAACAGAGAGGACAGCTATTAACCTGATCGCCAGCCGTAAGCTACAGCACCGAGAAAAGATTGTTGCAGCTATAGAGGAAGTGTACAACGCCTTGCCAAAGGACCACAAGAAGCTTGTGCAAGTCAAATATTGGGGGCGTGAGAACCTTAATTGGGATGGTGTCGCTAACAGGTGTCACGTAAGTAGGAGACAGGCGATCGTATGGCGTAATCAGATCATCCAGGCGACGATTGAGGTGTTAGGTTGGTAA
- a CDS encoding RyR domain-containing protein, whose product MNQNIELIAKVCHSVNKAYCESINDFSQVDWEDAPEWQVDSAINGVKYHLENDVTPEQSHESWLKQKLEEGWVYGKEKDAELKTHPCIMRYDELPKRQQAKDKLFKSVVDSFKGQQHV is encoded by the coding sequence ATGAATCAAAACATCGAGCTAATTGCAAAGGTATGTCACAGCGTCAACAAGGCATATTGCGAGAGTATCAACGACTTTTCACAGGTGGATTGGGAGGATGCTCCAGAATGGCAAGTTGATTCTGCTATCAACGGTGTGAAGTATCACCTAGAAAACGACGTAACGCCCGAGCAGTCACATGAGAGTTGGTTAAAGCAGAAACTAGAAGAGGGTTGGGTGTATGGCAAAGAGAAGGACGCTGAGCTTAAAACACATCCATGCATTATGCGATATGACGAGCTGCCGAAGCGACAGCAAGCAAAAGACAAGCTATTTAAGTCAGTCGTAGATAGCTTTAAAGGTCAGCAACATGTGTAA